A window of Glycine soja cultivar W05 chromosome 2, ASM419377v2, whole genome shotgun sequence genomic DNA:
CTCTCTTCTTATATAAATGTACACTAAAGAGTGATTTAGGTATGTTAATTTCCACTCATATATTTTGGGCTTGGGTTGACTTAAGAACTGAAATCCTTGCCGGTACCCCATATGGTCTCTGTTCGTGGATTTCCCCCAATGCACTAAGGTGACATCAACAAAATATTGATAAGAACATATATCAACAATGTATTGGTAAGAACATCTAATTACCAAAGTAGGTGATATTGACAATGCACTCATTATGAAAGTAAATGCAAAtctgagaaaataaaatacttaaagggAAAAACAATCTTGTTTTGATACAAAAACTTCTAGTAATAACTTTAGTTATATTGTGTCTCGGAGTGAGACTTGCGTTTTAGGTCAAATTACAAACATTCTACCACAATTGATAATTATGTTCAAGACTTATGTCCGATAAATCCAAACATGAAACTAAACAAACACTTATCCCACTTTAGATTCGTCACACCATGTGCTACAACATTTAACTATACTTGTTTTGGCATGTAAGAGCATAAGATTGACAACAACAGCAGAACTTTATCTTACTAAACAAAATCGATAACATGAATTATAAAATGTCATTCGGTACGATTAAATAGCAAATGACAAAAACACAAAGCCaaacaaggaaattaaaatattgaaggGAATGCATGTGCATCATGATATCCGTGGCTGCAAAATGCAAaatgaatcatcatcatcatcatgcgATAAacccgaaaaaaaaaaaactttccatGTCTGAGCAATGGAAAAAAACTTTCCCCTTTGTGTCCAGTAGGAGCCTACGAGAATAGTCGTAGTAGAATACAAATACAAGTTGTTGCGTATATCCGCCAATTCGGAAGTTGGCAGTGTCATGCATTTTGACATTTCAGAAATGACAACCTGTAACCGCACTTTGACTTGGGGGCCATGTGTCTTCTCTTCCCTTCCTCTTCTTCAATCACAAAAAAAGCTTTGCTTTGCTTTTGCTGGCATATATAACCACCACCTCGATCCTCTGTAACTTCTTCACTCCTCCAAAACTAATAAACCCTCATTCCAATCCTCCATCGCTTCCTACACCATTTTTCTACCTACCTCTAATAAATTCGTGATCTGGAAAATAAGATATACTCTACTACTCTACGGTTTTGCGGGTCCGTAGCAAGTCCGGGCCCACAAGCGTCCAGCACCGTTTCTGAACCTTAGGGTTcttgtctttttgttttttttttgcctttgattgctaattttttattttgggatatCGATGGGGTCGAAACCGTGGCTATACCCTGCTCCAACCTATCGAACTATAGAAACCTTCTGGGTCACCGATGAAGACGCACCCGGCCCTCGCTGTGGCCACACCCTCACCGCCGTTGCCGCCACCAAGACTCAAGGCCCCCGCTTGATCCTATTCGGCGGCGCAACCGCCATTGAAGGAGGATCTTCCTCTGCCCCCGGCATTCGTAACTCCTCCTTCACTCACTCTCTCTGTctgcctcttttttttttttcgttgccTGAATTTCGCTGCTTTTACTTTGCAGGGTTAGCGGGAGTCACTAATACCGTCCATTCCTATGACGTTCAAAGTAGAAAATGGACTAGGTGAGTTTGATTCTCGTTTTCACAATTGTTAAATCTTCCAAATTCAGTTAATTTCTCTGTGTGTCTGTGTCTGTGTGTTTTAgtgtgttttcatttttattattttagatttgtttGATGAATTGCTACTGAAGCAATGATCTTTGCTGCCGTGACTGTACAGTATCAAACCCGCCGGAGAGCCGCCGTCTCCTCGGGCTGCTCATGCTGCTGCTGCAGTTGGTACCATGGTTGTTTTTCAGGTGATTTTGTGAATTGGGATAAATTGTGGGGACTGagattcctcttcttcttcttcttcttcacttgcTTGATTATATTAACATTTGTTTGATTGGTTCTGCTTGGCTAGGGTGGGATAGGTCCAGCGGGGCATTCTACCGATGATCTCTATGTGCTTGACTTGACCAATGATAAATACAAATGGCATAGGTGAGATTTGTTctatttaaacatgtttttctttttacctaCTTCTAGAATTTTGACAAAATCGCACAATTAGTCAATATTGCTATTAATTTAATTGTAGGGTCGTTGTACAAGGGCAAGGACCCGGGCCTCGCTATGGCCATGTAATGGACCTGGTTGCTCAGAGATATCTAGTAACTGTCAGCGGAAATGACGGTGAGAAAAATTCATTACCAGGTTGTTGTTTTTCAAATTCTTGTTATAAAACTGTGATGAATAATGTAGTTGTTGTAAAAACAATAAAGGAGGGGTAGACCTTATCCATGGAACAATCGAGTTGGCAAAATTTTAGGACTTTACTTACTGTGGGTTTGGATTTCAATTGGGAACCTCCAAACCATGTTTTGAGCAAAATGCTGCCGGAGACGAGCTTTTACGTCCACTGTAGCTTGGAATTTCCCCAATGGCAATCCAAACACACTTGTGAAAGCCATGTGTGTAAGTTCCTTTTGTATTTGGGTCTGGGTTTGCTATATGTCTGGAAATACTAAAGAAAGTCACAACATAATCTATGGAATAATTTGGTGGTTAAAAGTTTGACTCTTTTTAATCCTGTTCTTATTACATAATACCTTCATcttgtttgattaaaaaattgaaagtaaacACCGTTGAATCGATAGTGGAGATTTCTCTAAGTAGTTTTCCTTGGGCATGCATATGCTACATATATCTGTTTGGAATCTCTTGTGAAGAAAGTGTTTGCTCTCGTGTGCTATATAGCAAATAGTTTAACTTTTTATACCATGTGGCAGGAAAAAGAGTTGTATCTGATGCTTGGGCTTTTGATACTGCTCAAAAACCTTATGTGTGGCAGAAGCTGAACCCAGAAGGTGACAGACCTTCTGCAAGAATGTAAGTCTATCTAGCCTCTTGGTTAATGAAGCCTTAACTGTCTTCATTGTTTCCACACATCATgaatatattgtaattttacACTAGTCTACCTCAACTTATAGGTATGCAACTGCTAGTGCCCGCTCAGATGGAATGTTTTTGCTCTGTGGTGGAAGAGACTCTTCTGGAGCTGTATGTTTGCTCATACTTTTTTAATCAGATCATGATCTGTTGCTTATAGAAAATTTAGTGTGCTAATCTGTCATGCCTGAATTTTCGACATTCCATTTGATGGTTAAATTGTAGTGTGCTGAGTGATAAGTAATTATATCTGAAGCAGAAAAGCATACTTTGTTATTATATTGTTCTGACTTCTGAATCTTGCATCTTAGGCCTACCCAGTGAAATATAATagcatttatcatatttatcttttgcAGCCACTAGCAGATGCCTATGGACTGCTCATGCATAGGAATGGCCAGTGGGAATGGACCCTTGCACCTGGAGTTTCCCCTTCACCAAGGTATCAACATGCTGCGGTAAGTGAGAGATTCCTACTGTGAATttcttatacaattttttttattgcactAGGATTCGTTTATGTGTCTTTCACACTATTACTTTGAAAAGTGACATGATTTGATTTAATGTCTTAATCTTGACTATTCATGCACAATAATGTCAAGATTAGCTTGTCTTATTCTCACAATAAAGCTTATTTATGTACGTGTGTGTTGCTGCACAGACCCTGATGATAAGAATTTTTCTTACTTTGATctaacaattaaaaagcaccAAGTTTCATTGTGGGGTCTCACTTTATTTATACCAGAGTGGTCAATCACGTGCTATAGCGCTGCTACAGAAGTGTTATGGAGCGTCATGGCTATGGGGTGCTCTTGGAACCCTGTTGCGTTACAACTTGCTGCCATACCTGAAGTGCCGTGAATCCCAGGGCTTGACATGCTGCGAATCCTCTTCTTGGCTGCTATTGCGGCCATTGCAACCGCTATTGCATCAGAGACTAAATGTCCCCTTTTGTGGCCCCTCAATCAATGTTGTTTggtgctgtttttttttttttttgggggggggggggggtaatcCTGGGATTTTGCCCCCATTTTATTTCATCAGAACACAAACTCTACTTTCCCATTCTCACTCCTTTTGAGGGCTAAATAATGCTGGTCTCTTCTCTCTTCAACACAAACTATCTGTGACCCAGAGCTCTCAGCTGCATTTCCGGCCAACTCATGGCATGTTGGTGGAGTTTCCAGCCAACCCATGGCACAATATCCTGTCAACCCACTCTCTGTAGAACTTTGGCACACCGTTCTGTGGTCTCTACCCTGTTCACATCCTTTGGGGTCTGTTCTGTTCATGTCAAAGAGGAGTCtatgttttgttttatattcCTTATTCATTGCAGTGTTCATATAGGCCACCTGACGCTGCCCTTTCTtgctttatttcttttatattactTGACTCTTGTTATTAAGTATTAACTTCTGTGTTTGCCTTAAAATTATggcttttaattattaattataaatagacctttagttatggttttttttttttttttttaacttttagcatatatatatatatatatatataaattatttaacttatatatgaaaaattcaTAATAGCAGTCATCCCAATATCCGCTCTCCAGCTATAGTGGTTTTGGGGTCAGCTACTCTGCTGCTGTCCGGGATTGATAACTATGCTTTATACCCACTTAAAAGCTACACAGACACACCTAAAAGAGAAGTTTTAAGCCATTTATCTAACGTTGTCTAACACACTGATAAGCTAATTGTGGTTTATAACCCTAAATAGGAGAGACTAGATAGATAGTAGTGGTTGACATAAATTTGGATTTGGGAGAGACTGTGAAATTTTAGAAGAATATAAAGTGGATTTCTCTCTTTcctatttaattttacattccCCAATAAGTTCTTGATATCTTTTAGTAGTTGGATGAAAACAAAATCAGTGGCTTAGAATTAGTGTAAGAGTTCTCTATTTTTATGGTGATGTCAATTGATCTTGACCACATTACTCATTCCctttttgttgaaattttagttatttgaataaatgaggGAAAGAGAGGATATTCTGATTTCTgactaatattaaattaatattattgtgaAAGATGTGATATGATGTGATAGAAAAGATAAAGTACTAAGCTCTATTCTTGTAGAAGACTCCTAATCCTaattaaataaggaaacaaatcCTGAAATATATATGGAATTTATTGCTAAGAGATCATCTAAGGTTCTCTAAAGGCCAAAATATTCTGAGATGTAATCATATGATATCTAGAGGTATCCTCTAGATAGTCTAAAAGTTTTGAAGATTGTTTTTTGAGTGAATGTGGCATTGTATTTTATCAGGTTTTTGTCGGTGCACGATTACATGTTACAGGTGGTGTTCTCAGGGGTGGACGGTCCGTGGAAGGTGAAGCATCCATTGCAGGTAACTTTCTTTTCTCTGTTTctattgtatatatttattgtctTGTATTGGCCATTTCCTCTCATTCTATACCtatgctttctttttctctctttgacAGTATTGGACACTGCTGCTGGGGTTTGGTTAGATAGAAACGGCATTGTGTCCTCCTCACGCTCAAACAAAGGTCATGATTATGACCCTTCTTTGGAGCTTATGCGTCGTTGTCGTCATGCAGCTGCAGCTGTTGGTGTTCATATATTTATCTATGGTGGTTTAAGAGGAGGTAAGTACTTGCATTATGAGAGATGCAGTTGTAATTGTAGCtctaagagtttattttgacTTGAAAAACTGAATGAGGCATATTCAGTTCTTTATTACAAAAACATTGAAGCTCACAAAAATAGATTGACTCTTTATTGTGTTTATTCCAATGGATTTAGTCTTTCAGGATTACACAACAAAGGTGCCATTGTTGGAAAGTCCCCCATAGCTTGCCTCTAATGGGTGCGGTTTACATACCTGCAAACAACTGCACCTAATgccaattaattttaagttgGAATCTAACATGACAATAGGAGCCTATATCCATTGTTTCCATGGTTTGTGGAGGGGATCTTTGTCGTTATTCATGCTGTATCACTTGGTTAGTTTGTCTAATAGGTATCTGTGGAGGTGAGTGGAGTGTTAGAATGTCCCACACTGCTTGCCTCAATTATTAGGGTTCAGTTTATATACCTGTGGACAATTTCCCTTAATGGCAATTGAATTTAAGAGGGAATCTAACCTGATATTAGTGGCTATTGCCCATATCCGTCGTATCCATGATTTGTGGAGGGGATCTTTGTTGTCTTTTGTTGTGTATTGCTTGGTCTAATAGGCAGCTGTGGAGGTGGGGTGTTGGAAAGTTCGATATTGCCTGCCTCAATTGTTAGAGTGTGGTTTATATACTCATGGACAACTTGACTTAGTGCCAATTAAATTTAAGAGGGAATATACATGATAGGAGAGCCTATGACCCATATCCATGGTTTCCATGGTTTGTGGAGGGGGATCTTTGTCATTTTGGTGCTGTATCGCTTGGTCTAGTAGGCAAACAGTTGTGGAGGTGGAGTGTTGGAAAGTCCCACATCACCTGCCTCAATTATTAGGGTGTGGTTTATATACATAGCAAGCAAAATTGTTTGCCTAGTATGGTTTTATAGTGAGCGATTGCGGAACAGGTTTTCACATGTCATGCATTTGTGCTGGTTTGCTGAAAAATGATTTTGTGCtcttttaaaaatacaatagccTAGTTATTTTTTGGGCTATGCATTATAATGCCTTGAGTtgattaattctcaattatCAATAGTTTGGTAGAAGGAACTGAAATGCTTATTGAAGGAATTAATGTGTTAAAATCCTCCAATTTGTATTATAGACTGCAAGTGTCttgatattttacattttaatttgttttatattgatgtttcttatatatttcaaaattttgttcctATGTCTACCAATTCTTATGAAACCATGTTATCCTGTGCAGATATACTACTAGATGATTTCCTAGTGGCTGAAAATTCGCCATTGCAGCCTGACATTAATTCTCCTGAGAGAGCTTCACCTGTTACAAGCTCCAAACAAAATCAATCTAACTTAAATTATAATGTAACAACACCAAATTTGGATGGTGGACCAGATATTCCTTCATCTGGTGGCTCAGGGTATATCATTTGTTGCTTCCTTCTTTAGAAGCTCAACACTTCTACTTCACTTTTCTTATGCTCGggttatttcaattttatgacGTGATATGTGTGTTCATTTTATCAGCATGGACAAAAATTCCTTGGAGAAACTGAGGGAAGCATCAGCTGCTGAAGCTGAGGCAGCGAGTGCTGTCTGGCAAGCTGTGCAGGCTATATCAAGTAATCCTGCTGAAGAAACATCTGTGTCAGATGACAACTCACAAGCTGTGGAAACAGTTTCAGATGGAAGTGATACAGAGGGAGATGTCCGCCTTCATCCTAGAGCTGTATGTGCTTGGAATCCTTGTTTATAACTGATCATGTTCCTCTCAAGGATGCAAAATCATATGCATTTTGTTACAGGTTGTAGTTGCGAAGGAGGCTTTAGGTAACCTAGGTGGAATGGTGAGACAATTATCGCTAGatcaatttgaaaatgaaagtaGACGCATGATTCCCGTAAATAATGATTTGCCATATCCTACGAAAAAGTTCACCAGGCAGAAATCTCCTCAGGGTTTACATAAAAAGGCAAGCATTATTTGATTCACATTCTGCTTGGTTTATATTGTTAGCGTTTGACATAGTCTGCCTAGTGTCTACTCACTTAATTACCATTACAATATTGCTACATTAGACCATCTCTTATTATCACTGTCTTCCTGCCAGATAATTTCAACTTTGCTTAGGCCTCGCAACTGGAAAGCTCCTGCAAACAGGCGGTTCTTCTTGGATTCTTATGAAGTGGGTGAACTTTGCTATGCTGCTGAGCAAATATTTATGCATGAACCGACCGTACTTCAGCTGAAAGCTCCTGTCAAAGTATTTGGTGATCTTCATGGTCAGTTTGGTGATTTGA
This region includes:
- the LOC114390536 gene encoding serine/threonine-protein phosphatase BSL1-like — translated: MGSKPWLYPAPTYRTIETFWVTDEDAPGPRCGHTLTAVAATKTQGPRLILFGGATAIEGGSSSAPGIRLAGVTNTVHSYDVQSRKWTSIKPAGEPPSPRAAHAAAAVGTMVVFQGGIGPAGHSTDDLYVLDLTNDKYKWHRVVVQGQGPGPRYGHVMDLVAQRYLVTVSGNDGKRVVSDAWAFDTAQKPYVWQKLNPEGDRPSARMYATASARSDGMFLLCGGRDSSGAPLADAYGLLMHRNGQWEWTLAPGVSPSPRYQHAAVFVGARLHVTGGVLRGGRSVEGEASIAVLDTAAGVWLDRNGIVSSSRSNKGHDYDPSLELMRRCRHAAAAVGVHIFIYGGLRGDILLDDFLVAENSPLQPDINSPERASPVTSSKQNQSNLNYNVTTPNLDGGPDIPSSGGSGMDKNSLEKLREASAAEAEAASAVWQAVQAISSNPAEETSVSDDNSQAVETVSDGSDTEGDVRLHPRAVVVAKEALGNLGGMVRQLSLDQFENESRRMIPVNNDLPYPTKKFTRQKSPQGLHKKIISTLLRPRNWKAPANRRFFLDSYEVGELCYAAEQIFMHEPTVLQLKAPVKVFGDLHGQFGDLMRLFDEYGFPSTAGDITYIDYLFLGDYVDRGQHSLETITLLLALKIEYPENVHLIRGNHEAADINALFGFRIECIERMGENDGIWAWTRFNQLFNYLPLASLIEKKIICMHGGIGRSINSVEQIEKLERPITMDTGSITLMDLLWSDPTENDSVEGLRPNARGPGLVTFGPDRVTEFCKKNKLQLIIRAHECVMDGFERFAQGQLITLFSATNYCGTANNAGAILVVGRGLVVVPKLIHPIPPPLQSPETSPERVMDETWMQELNIQRPPTPTRGRPQPDLDRGSLAYI